ATATAAAATTTAATTGTTTTGATAGAAATATAGAAACGAAATATGTTTATAAAACAATGACAACAAAATAACAAAAATAAGCTTTACAAAGTTTAGTATTTAACATGAGTTCAACTAACAAAAACACAACATACTGATTATCTTAACATTAAAACGTGAAACAAAATCAATTTTATCATTTGATAAAAGTTTTTTAGCTGACCAAAGTCAAATAGAATTGAACATAGCTATTGTTACTTATTGTAAAATCTCTAAACCTACACGGAGAATCTTGCTATATTATATTCGGTCAAATGTTGGCAGTATTTACACCGATATAAATGCCAAGATTAAAAATTAATTCCTAAGGGGTTAAAATTTTGAATTTAATTTGAACTTGTGATAAAACAATATGTTGTTATTTATTTAAAGGAATTACAACCCGGCTTACCCTTTGAGAAACTCGAGTTATCAACTCGTAAGGGATGCTTAAATGCTTAAAATCAAAGTCTATGGCAGAATGGTTTTTTCCAAAAATTAAGACTTCGTCTCCTTCTCTACAGCTCATGTTTGTAACATCAACCATCATTGTATCCATGCATACATTGCCAACAATTGGGGCTAGTTTTTCATGAATTTTCACCACGGCATTGCCATTTCCATATAGTCTAGAAATGCCATCGGCATAACCTAAAGGAAGTGTAGCGATATGCCTTTTTTCTGGAGCGATATATTTTCTATCATAGCCAACACTTTCTCCTTTTTGAATCCAACGCAGTTGAGCGATAGGTGTTTTTAGTGAAGAAACAGGCTGGAGCATTTTATGCTCTTTAGGATGATTGCCATATCCATACAGAGCTATGCCAGCCCTGACCATATCCATTTCAGCTTCAGCATAATTGAGAATACCACTAGAATTGCACAAGTGAGTTAATAAATCTTGGTGGGCATAAGTTTCAAAAGTTTTAACAGCAGTCTTAAAATCTTGGATTTGTTGCCATGTAAAATCTTTTTCTTCTGGCATACCCGAGGCGACAAGATGAGAAAAAATACCAGTCAATTTTAAGGTATGTCTATCAGACAAACAAGTCTTGACTTCATCAAACTGGTTTTTATCAAAGCCTAAGCGATTCATACCTGTATTAATTTTAAGATGAATCGGAAAGTTTTTTATATTTTTAAACTTTAAAAATTGGTGTAGAGATTTTAAAAAATGAAAACTATAAACACTTGGCGTTAAATTAAATTGTATGAGTTCAGAGATTTCTTCTAATTGAGGATAAAAAATCAAAATAGGGCAAGAAATATTGGCTTTACGCAAGCGTACGCCTTCTTCAATATAAGCAACGGCTAAATAAGATACGCCAAAATCCTGAAGCGTTTTGCTAATTACTACAGAATCAGATCCATAAGCAAATGCTTTGACGACTCCCATAATTTTTGTTTGGGGTTTAAGTTGATTTTGAATGACTTCAAAATTGTGTTTTAAAGCATTTAAATCTATTTCTAAACGCGTTTCTAATCTTGCTTTCATCCTTTTTTAGGATTTACTTCTTCGGCGTCCTTTATATTTATTTGCTTGATTTTTTCATGTTGCATAGCTTTAAAATAAGCGACACGACTTAGGGGTTCGTATTCATCGGTTTCGCCTAAAAGGACTAATCTATCATCAGGAGATTTTCTATAACTATATTGAGCTAAATTACCTGTTCTTGTGCAAACAGCGTGAACTTTAGTAACGTATTCGGCGGTTGCCATAAGGTTAGGCATCGGACCAAAAGGTTTGCCCTTAAAGTCCATATCTAAACCAGCAACAATAACCCTGATGCCAGTATTGGCTAAATTATTACAAACATTGACGATTTCGTCATCAAAAAACTGAGCTTCGTCTATGCCAACAACATCGCAGTTGTCTGCCATCAAAGGGATGTTGCCAGCAGCAGGAACAGGAGTAGAGCGAATTTGGTTTTCATCATGAGAAACCACGTGTTCTTCGTTGTATCGGGTATCGATTTGTGGCTTAAAAATCTCCACTTTTTGTTTAGCAAATTGAGCTCGTTTTAGCCGACGTATAAGTTCTTCAGTTTTACCCGAAAACATACTTCCACATATCACTTCTATCCAACCAAATTGCTCTTTGTGATTTACGGTGTTTTCAAGAAACATTTTTTAATTTTATGATGTATAACAAAACAATTTCATTAAATTTCGGTCGTTAAAATTAGAAAAAAAAAGCTTTAATAAACCGACAAAGAAAAACAAAAAATGAAAAAAGTCTTAGAAGACGAGTTAATGAGTCTGGCTCATAGAATATTAAAATTAAGAAATAGAGCTGAAATTCATGAGCTAAAAGAACAAGCGGCTGTACTTTACGAAAAACTTTCTGTGCTTTCTTTTACTGAAAAACATTTTGAAGGTTTCAAGCCAACCATAAAAAAACACGACGTAGAAAAAGCTATTGAAGCAGATTACTCTGATGAGCATCAAGATTTTAAGCATCCAGACGGTACAGAATACAGCGAAGATCAAATCTACGAGCACAATACTGAGAAGATAAAAGACATCGTGTCTCAAATGCCATATGAGTCTGAACAGGTTGACGAAATGTTTAAAGAAAATACCGAAGATAATTCTAAAAATCAACCACAAACTGAAGACAACGTGCAAGACTTTGGTGTCCATTTTGACGATTTACCAGATTTTGAGCCTGCACCAGAACAAAAAGAGACAGACGATACCACTCAAGAAGATGACAAAAAATCAACAGAACCCAATGATCAAGACAATGATGAAAATCAAAACAAAAACAACAATGATGATTCTAAAAAAGAAGAACGAACAATAGACTTGTTTTCTCAAAATAAAAAATCACTCAACGATAGCTTAAATAAAACACTTAAAATAGGGCTTAACGATAGGCTTACTTTTGTAAACCAACTCTTTAAAGGAGAAACAAAAGCTTATGAGAGATTTATTAAAAACATCAATAGTTTTGAAAGTATTGAATCTGTAAAATCGTATATAGAACAACTATTAAGCGGTGAATATAGTTTTTGGAAAGATAAAGAGGAGACTTTTAAACGCTTAATGCACATCATCAATAAAAAATTTAGTTGATTATGTTGTATTTTGTGCCAACTCCAATCGGTAATTTAGCAGATATGACTTACCGAGGCGTTGATGTTTTAAAAGCTGTAAGTCTTATATTATGTGAAGACACAAGAGTAAGTGGCAAGTTGCTCAAGCATTATGATATTGAAACACCAATGCGAGCTTATCATCAACACAACGAGCATCAAATCACAAAGTCAATTGAAGATAAATTAAAAAATGGAGAGGACATAGCTGTCATATCAGATGCAGGAACTCCCTTAATTTCTGATCCTGGATTTTTATTAGCAAGAAAATGTGCCGAACTTAAACTTAGTGTAACTTGTTTGCCAGGACCAACGGCTTTTGTTCCTGCCTTAGTTTGTAGTGGTTTACCAACCGATAAGTTTGTTTTTGAAGGATTTTTACCACCAAAAAAAGGGAGACAGAAACGCCTTCAGTTTTTAAACAATGAAACAAGGACAATGGTGTTTTATGAATCTCCTCATAAACTCATTAAAACTTTAAACGACTTTAAAACTACTTTTGGCAAGGATAGACCGATAAGCTTATCAAGAGAAATAAGTAAAATGTTTGAAGAAATTCGTCATGGAACAGTAGAAGATATTTTGGAATATTACGCCGAACGCAAACCAAAAGGAGAGTTTGTCATAACTGTTAAAGGTTTAGATTAAAAGATCGATAATTTAATTCAAGAGTTTTATCGATCATTTTATCTTGAGAAACCATTATTTTATGGGCTAAATTTTCATCAAACAATTGTCTAGCAATAGTTGCTTTCAAATAATTTTGAGCCAAAGGTTTGAAGATAGAATCGTTTTTGTAATCAATATCAAAACTTTCTAAAAAGTTTTTAAAATCTACTAACACAGACTGACTGATTTGGTAGTATTTTAAAAAATCTGTTTCATTTATATCATTGTAGTATGAATTATTTTTGCTTAATTCATCAAAAATAAATCGGTTTAAAATACCATTTTCAAACATATTCCTAAAAACAGTATAGGTTGAATTTTTGTTTTGAGGCACAAACACATCAGGAATAATACCACCACCACCGTAAACTGTTCTTCCCATAGGGGTTTTATAAGCTAAAGAGTCAATCACATCAATGCTGTCAGCATGTTGTAGTTCGCCGTTTTTATACCGATTCAAATAGTCATTAAAATAGCTTTCACGGCCATTTTTGTAGGATCGTTGAATAGATCTGCCTGTTGGAGTAAAATATCTTGCCACGGTCATTCTTACGGCACTTCCATCGCCAAGAGGCATGATGCGTTGCACTAAGCCTTTACCAAATGAACGCCGACCAACTATGATACCGCGGTCGTTATCTTGTATAGCACCAGCTATAATTTCACTAGTAGAAGCTGAGGTTTCATTGATTAAAATAAAAACTTTTTCGTCTAGAAACAAACCATCTGATGTGGCTAAGGTTTCGCTGATATTTTTAGACTTATCCTTAGTGTAAAGGATAGGAGTGTTTTTTGTTAAGAATTGATTAGCAACATCAACGGCTTCTTTCAGATATCCACCACCGTTGTCTCTCAAGTCAATAATGATGCTTTGTGGTTGTTGTTTTTTTAGGTTAGAAGCAAATTGCATAAACTCTTCAAAAGTTGTTTTAGCAAAACGCTTAATTTTAATGTATCCTGTTTTGTCGTTTATCATGAAGCCCGCAACAACACTTTTGAGAGGAACTTGATTTCGGATAATTTCAAAATTGAGTAATTCACTTTCAAAATTGCGTTTTACTTTTAGGTGTACTTTTGTGTTCTTTTCGCCTTTTAGCAATTTCACTAAAGAGTCTGAGCTAATTTCGGGTTTGGATAGTTCAATGCCATCAGCGTACAAAATTTTATCACCTGCTTTTATCCCCGCTTTTTGTCCAGGGCTATTGGGTATTGTTCTAATCACCGTAAGGGTATCATTTTTTTTGTAAAAACTTATTCCTATACCAACAAAGCCACCATTCATACTTTGGTTTTCTGAATCCAGTTGAGCTTTAGGAAGGTAAGCTGTATGTGGATCAAGATCTTTTATTATCTTGTTGATGGTAACATTCACAATGCTATCGGTGTTAACATCATCTACATATTTGTTTTCAATTAATTGGATAAGGGTGTTCAGCTTATGTTTTTGGCTAAATAATTTGCTTGAGTGGAATGAGGACTTAACACTAGACAAACTACCGATGTAAATGCCTATTACACAGGCAATACTCAGTAATAAAGGTATGTATATAATTTTTACATGTTTCATTTTTATGCTTTAATACAGTCTAAATGCTCCAATTTAACCCCAGCTTTTTTTAAGAATTTCAGTCCAGAATCATCTTTATAAGTAATTTTATATACCACTCTTACTATTCCAGCTTGATGAATGAGTTTGCTACATTCTCTACATGGCGAAAGTGTGATATAAAGCGTAGCACCTTTACAAGATTGCGTTGAAGAAGCGACTTTTAGAATAGCATTGGCTTCTGCATGCAACACATACCACTTGGTAAGGCCTTCTTCGTCTTCACAATTATTGTCAAATCCACTTGGCGTGCCATTATAGCCATCGGAAATAATCATTCTATCCTTAACAATGATTGCCCCGACTTGTTTGCGTTTACACCGAGACAACTTTCCCCATTCAACAGCCATTCGGAGATAGGCTTTATCAAATTTTTTTTGTTTTTTCAGATCCATTATCCAATCATCAAAAATTTTAACAGCGACTCAATGTTCAAATGTATAACATTTATGCGTGTTGGTGTCTTTATCTTTTCTTAAAGATTACTTACCAAATCCAAGTTTCTCTCAGAATAGGAATACAAAGTCCGATGACAATAGAAGATGAGATGAGTATCCAATCATTTTTTGAAAATCTAAAAATATTTTGAGCAATGTAGCCTATAAATAAAACTGGAATAACCACTAAAACCTGAGAAAATTCTACACCTAAAGCAAACTCAATAAGCATAAGTAGCTTGCTTTCTGTGCCTTTTGAAATCATATTGAAATAATAAGAAAACCCAAAACCGTGAATTAATCCAAAAAACAAAGTGAACCCATAAAGGGCATTTATTTTTTGGTTTGCAATATTGCTTTTAGCAAAAATGATATTGTAAAGTGCTGTAAACAAAATGCTAACTGGAATCAAAAATTCAATCCAAATATTGTTGATTTCAATAACTTTGTAAG
This genomic window from Flavobacterium sp. CS20 contains:
- the alr gene encoding alanine racemase, with the protein product MKARLETRLEIDLNALKHNFEVIQNQLKPQTKIMGVVKAFAYGSDSVVISKTLQDFGVSYLAVAYIEEGVRLRKANISCPILIFYPQLEEISELIQFNLTPSVYSFHFLKSLHQFLKFKNIKNFPIHLKINTGMNRLGFDKNQFDEVKTCLSDRHTLKLTGIFSHLVASGMPEEKDFTWQQIQDFKTAVKTFETYAHQDLLTHLCNSSGILNYAEAEMDMVRAGIALYGYGNHPKEHKMLQPVSSLKTPIAQLRWIQKGESVGYDRKYIAPEKRHIATLPLGYADGISRLYGNGNAVVKIHEKLAPIVGNVCMDTMMVDVTNMSCREGDEVLIFGKNHSAIDFDFKHLSIPYELITRVSQRVSRVVIPLNK
- a CDS encoding thymidine kinase, giving the protein MFLENTVNHKEQFGWIEVICGSMFSGKTEELIRRLKRAQFAKQKVEIFKPQIDTRYNEEHVVSHDENQIRSTPVPAAGNIPLMADNCDVVGIDEAQFFDDEIVNVCNNLANTGIRVIVAGLDMDFKGKPFGPMPNLMATAEYVTKVHAVCTRTGNLAQYSYRKSPDDRLVLLGETDEYEPLSRVAYFKAMQHEKIKQINIKDAEEVNPKKG
- the rsmI gene encoding 16S rRNA (cytidine(1402)-2'-O)-methyltransferase, whose amino-acid sequence is MLYFVPTPIGNLADMTYRGVDVLKAVSLILCEDTRVSGKLLKHYDIETPMRAYHQHNEHQITKSIEDKLKNGEDIAVISDAGTPLISDPGFLLARKCAELKLSVTCLPGPTAFVPALVCSGLPTDKFVFEGFLPPKKGRQKRLQFLNNETRTMVFYESPHKLIKTLNDFKTTFGKDRPISLSREISKMFEEIRHGTVEDILEYYAERKPKGEFVITVKGLD
- a CDS encoding S41 family peptidase; the protein is MKHVKIIYIPLLLSIACVIGIYIGSLSSVKSSFHSSKLFSQKHKLNTLIQLIENKYVDDVNTDSIVNVTINKIIKDLDPHTAYLPKAQLDSENQSMNGGFVGIGISFYKKNDTLTVIRTIPNSPGQKAGIKAGDKILYADGIELSKPEISSDSLVKLLKGEKNTKVHLKVKRNFESELLNFEIIRNQVPLKSVVAGFMINDKTGYIKIKRFAKTTFEEFMQFASNLKKQQPQSIIIDLRDNGGGYLKEAVDVANQFLTKNTPILYTKDKSKNISETLATSDGLFLDEKVFILINETSASTSEIIAGAIQDNDRGIIVGRRSFGKGLVQRIMPLGDGSAVRMTVARYFTPTGRSIQRSYKNGRESYFNDYLNRYKNGELQHADSIDVIDSLAYKTPMGRTVYGGGGIIPDVFVPQNKNSTYTVFRNMFENGILNRFIFDELSKNNSYYNDINETDFLKYYQISQSVLVDFKNFLESFDIDYKNDSIFKPLAQNYLKATIARQLFDENLAHKIMVSQDKMIDKTLELNYRSFNLNL
- a CDS encoding dCMP deaminase family protein translates to MDLKKQKKFDKAYLRMAVEWGKLSRCKRKQVGAIIVKDRMIISDGYNGTPSGFDNNCEDEEGLTKWYVLHAEANAILKVASSTQSCKGATLYITLSPCRECSKLIHQAGIVRVVYKITYKDDSGLKFLKKAGVKLEHLDCIKA
- a CDS encoding HupE/UreJ family protein, with amino-acid sequence MFSDFWFNLKLGLFHVLDWNAYDHILFLIALVVAYTFSHAKRVFWLVSIFTLGHTLSLILAAYKVIEINNIWIEFLIPVSILFTALYNIIFAKSNIANQKINALYGFTLFFGLIHGFGFSYYFNMISKGTESKLLMLIEFALGVEFSQVLVVIPVLFIGYIAQNIFRFSKNDWILISSSIVIGLCIPILRETWIW